One window of Quercus robur chromosome 5, dhQueRobu3.1, whole genome shotgun sequence genomic DNA carries:
- the LOC126726589 gene encoding uncharacterized protein LOC126726589 — protein sequence MEYERIHKVQTGIISPSKLRMKLIGPHHLRKKDGSNSNSSRTSPSKLEDHDFANSLLASKNGDFDEEVTSANLEVLSIKLSSEAVLNSTQGDQTCCQPKESLPRENGDVGRVKVQQYPKCENGNSSAVHPVRNIIDEENLDYDSNASSSSFEFHKGERSVHNPITRSFSRQMPSKWNDAEKWIMNRQNVQAHYSKKNCLQNQPNRLPVSNMVRIAPESANYDHKLTVSRTADTKRVDFCQPASQIGLEKFSFVPSGSHSNSGQAYGGNAVTDPCPQNEDLKEIGHSDLPFTKSSTGDTTGIPAIRSVSMRDMGTEMTPATSQEPSRTATPVGATTPLRSPTSSIPSTPRGGAPAPTPKEHSTDKESQNPTERTKKELSEEELKLKTRREIVALGVQLGKMNIAAWASKDEQEKKRPCNESIDMEELERIENEKRAAAWEDAEKSKHMARYKREEIKIQAWESQQRAKLESEMRRIEAQVEQLRVQAQAKMVKKIAMTRQRSEEKRAAAEARRNRDAERTAAQTEYIRQTGQMPSRHYICCGWLS from the exons atGGAGTACGAGAGGATACACAAAGTTCAG ACTGGTATAATTTCTCCAAGTAAACTGAGGATGAAGCTCATAGGGCCTCACCATCTTAGAAAGAAGGATGGATCAAACAGTAACTCTTCCAGAACTTCTCCTTCCAAGCTTGAGGATCATGATTTTGCGAACAGCTTGCTAGCCTCCAAAAATGGAGATTTTGATGAAGAAG TTACATCTGCCAACTTAGAAGTTCTTTCCATAAAGTTATCAAGTGAGGCAGTCTTGAACTCCACACAAGGTGACCAGACTTGTTGCCAACCAAAAGAGTCATTGCCAAGGGAAAACGGTGATGTTGGTCGTGTTAAAGTGCAGCAGTATCCAAAGTGTGAAAATGGTAATTCAAGCGCAGTGCACCCTGTGAGAAACATAATAGATGAGGAAAATCTTGATTATGATAGCAATGCTAGTTCTTCCAGTTTTGAGTTTCATAAAGGGGAGAGATCAGTACACAATCCCATTACAAGATCATTTTCAAGACAAATGCCATCTAAGTGGAATGATGCAGAAAAATGGATAATGAATAGGCAAAATGTACAAGCCCATTATTCTAAAAAGAATTGCTTACAAAACCAACCAAATAGGTTGCCAGTGTCAAATATGGTAAGGATTGCTCCAGAGTCTGCTAATTATGATCATAAGTTAACAGTTAGCAGAACAGCAGACACAAAGAGGGTTGATTTCTGTCAACCTGCGTCACAGATTGGGCTCGAGAAGTTCTCTTTTGTTCCCTCAGGGAGTCACTCCAATTCGGGTCAAGCATATGGGGGAAATGCAGTAACTGATCCATGTCCTCAGAATGAGGATTTGAAGGAAATTGGTCACAGTGATTTACCCTTCACAAAAAGTTCAACGGGAGATACAACAG GAATTCCTGCCATAAGATCAGTCTCAATGAGAGACATGGGAACAGAAATGACCCCTGCCACAAGTCAAGAGCCTTCAAGGACTGCTACTCCGGTTGGGGCAACAACTCCACTTCGCAGCCCAACTTCCTCAATTCCATCTACTCCCCGAGGAGGTGCACCTGCTCCAACACCTAAGGAGCACAGCACTGACAAGGAATCACAGAATCCAACAgaaagaaccaaaaaagaatTGTCAGAAGAAGAATTGAAGCTCAAGACGAGGAGAGAAATTGTAGCCCTGGGTGTCCAACTAGGTAAGATGAACATTGCTGCATGGGCAAGTAAGGAtgagcaagaaaagaaaaggcctTGTAATGAAAGTATTGATATGGAGGAGCTTGAGCGTATTGAAAATGAGAAACGTGCAGCTGCATGGGAAGATGCTGAAAAATCGAAACATATGGCAAG ATATAAGCGTGAGGAAATCAAAATCCAGGCATGGGAAAGTCAGCAGAGGGCAAAACTAGAATCAGAGATGCGAAGAATAGag GCCCAAGTTGAACAATTGAGAGTCCAAGCTCAAGCGAAGATGGTGAAGAAGATTGCAATGACAAGGCAAAGATCAGAAGAAAAACGTGCTGCAGCTGAAGCCAGAAGAAACCGTGATGCAGAAAGGACTGCAGCCCAAACAGAATATATTCGTCAAACCGGGCAAATGCCATCTAGGCATTACATCTGTTGTGGTTGGCTGTCATAA
- the LOC126726590 gene encoding auxin response factor 6 gives MVLCSEREGGMRLSSAGFSPQSQEGEQRVLNSELWHACAGPLVSLPAVGSRVVYFPQGHSEQVAASTNREVDAHIPNYPSLPPQLICQLHNVTMHADVETDEVYAQMTLQPLNPQEQKDAYLPAELGTPSKQPTNYFCKTLTASDTSTHGGFSVPRRAAEKVFPPLDFSQQPPAQELIARDLHDNEWKFRHIFRGQPKRHLLTTGWSVFVSAKRLVAGDSVLFIWNEKNQLLLGIRRANRPQTVMPSSVLSSDSMHLGLLAAAAHAAATNSRFTIFYNPRASPSEFVIPLAKYVKAVYHTRVSVGMRFRMLFETEESSVRRYMGTITGISDLDPVKWPNSHWRSVKVGWDESTAGDRQPRVSLWEIEPLTTFPMYPSPFPLRLKRPWPPGLPSFHGIKDEDLGVNSPLMWLRDNGDRGIQSLNFQGIGVSPWMQPRLDASMLGLPTDMYQAMAAAALQEMRAVDPSKAPPTSLLQFQQPQNLQSRSAALMQPQMVQHSQSQQAFLQSVQENQHQSHSQAQAQSQLLQQHLQHQHSFNNHHHHQQQQQQQQQQQQQQQQQQQQQQQQQQQQQQQQPQLVDHQQIPSAVSTMSQFASSSQSQSPSLQAIPSLCQQQSFSDSNGNPVTSPIVSPLHSLLGSFPQDESSHLLNLPRTSSLISSTTWPSKRAAVEPLFSSGASHCVLPQAEKLGMPQANISSNSISLPPFPGRECSIDQGSTDPHSHLLFGVNIEPSTLLMQNGMSGLKGVGSDSNSTTVPFPSSNYMSTAGSDFSLNPAITPSSCIDESGFLQSPENVGQVNPPTRTFVKVHKSGSFGRSLDITKFSSYHELRGELAQMFGLEGELEDPLRSGWQLVFVDRENDVLLLGDDPWPEFVNSVWCIKILSPQEVQQMGKRGLELLNSVPIQRLSSNSCDDYAGRQDSRNLSSGITSVGSLEY, from the exons ATGGTATTGTGCAGTGAAAGAGAAGGAG GAATGAGGCTCTCTTCAGCAGGTTTTAGTCCTCAATCCCAGGAAG GTGAGCAGAGAGTTCTAAACTCTGAACTTTGGCATGCCTGTGCGGGTCCTCTGGTTTCACTACCGGCTGTTGGAAGCCGTGTTGTTTACTTCCCCCAGGGTCATAGTGAACAG GTTGCTGCGTCAACCAACAGGGAAGTTGATGCCCATATTCCTAACTACCCAAGTTTACCTCCGCAACTTATCTGTCAACTTCACAACGTGACCATGCAT GCAGATGTTGAGACAGATGAAGTATATGCTCAGATGACCTTGCAACCTCTGAATCCG CAAGAGCAGAAGGATGCCTACCTCCCAGCAGAGCTGGGCACCCCCAGCAAACAGccaacaaattatttttgtaaaactTTGACAGCCAGTGACACAAGCACTCATGGTGGTTTCTCTGTTCCTCGCCGAGCAGCCGAAAAAGTGTTTCCTCCACTG GACTTCTCCCAGCAGCCTCCTGCTCAAGAGTTAATTGCAAGGGATCTGCATGATAATGAATGGAAATTTAGACATATATTTCGTG GCCAGCCCAAAAGGCACCTTCTTACAACTGGCTGGAGTGTATTTGTAAGTGCTAAAAGACTCGTTGCTGGCGATTCAGTGCTTTTTATCTG gaatgaaaagaatcaatTACTCCTCGGTATCCGACGTGCTAATCGACCACAAACTGTGATGCCATCATCAGTTTTATCTAGTGATAGCATGCACTTGGGTCTTCTTGCTGCTGCAGCTCACGCAGCTGCAACCAACAGCCGTTTTACCATATTCTATAACCCAAG GGCTAGCCCATCGGAATTTGTCATACCACTGGCCAAGTATGTTAAAGCAGTCTATCATACTCGTGTATCTGTTGGGATGCGCTTTAGGATGCTATTTGAAACAGAAGAATCAAGTGTCCGTCG CTACATGGGTACGATAACTGGCATAAGCGACTTGGATCCTGTTAAGTGGCCAAATTCACATTGGCGCTCTGTCAAG GTTGGCTGGGATGAATCTACAGCAGGGGATAGGCAGCCAAGAGTGTCACTATGGGAGATTGAACCATTGACAACATTCCCAATGTATCCATCTCCATTTCCTCTCAGGCTTAAGCGACCTTGGCCACCAGGACTTCCATCTTTCCATG GTATTAAGGATGAAGATCTGGGAGTTAATTCTCCTCTCATGTGGCTCCGAGATAATGGAGATCGTGGAATCCAATCTTTAAACTTTCAGGGAATTGGGGTCTCTCCATGGATGCAACCAAGGCTCGATGCTTCCATGCTTGGTTTGCCAACTGATATGTATCAAGCAATGGCTGCTGCTGCCCTGCAGGAAATGAGAGCTGTGGATCCTTCCAAAGCACCACCTACATCCCTTCTGCAATTCCAGCAACCACAGAATCTCCAAAGTAGGTCTGCTGCTTTGATGCAGCCCCAGATGGTGCAGCACTCTCAATCTCAACAGGCTTTTCTACAAAGTGTTCAGGAAAACCAGCATCAATCTCACTCTCAGGCTCAAGCTCAATCACAACTTCTTCAGCAACATTTGCAGCATCAGCACTCGTTCAAtaatcaccatcatcatcagcagcaacagcaacagcaacagcaacagcagcagcagcagcaacaacagcagcaacaacaacagcagcagcagcagcagcagcagcagcagcagccgCAACTGGTTGACCATCAACAGATTCCAAGTGCTGTCTCTACAATGTCTCAGTTTGCTTCATCCTCTCAATCCCAATCACCATCCTTGCAAGCAATTCCTTCTCTTTGCCAACAGCAGAGTTTTTCTGATTCTAATGGGAATCCTGTTACCAGTCCTATTGTTTCTCCTCTACACAGTCTGCTGGGTTCATTTCCCCAGGATGAATCATCCCACCTTCTCAACCTGCCCAGAACTAGCTCCTTGATATCTTCTACTACCTGGCCATCTAAGCGAGCTGCAGTTGAACCTCTTTTCTCCTCTGGAGCTTCTCATTGTGTTCTGCCCCAGGCGGAGAAGTTGGGAATGCCTCAGGCTAACATCTCTTCAAACTCTATTTCTCTACCACCCTTTCCTGGGAGGGAGTGCTCAATAGACCAAGGGAGCACTGACCCTCACAGCCATCTTCTATTTGGAGTTAATATAGAGCCATCAACCCTTCTAATGCAGAATGGGATGTCAGGTCTTAAGGGAGTTGGCAGCGATAGCAACTCCACAACTGTACCCTTCCCGTCTTCTAATTATATGAGTACTGCAGGCTCAGATTTCTCACTTAATCCAGCAATAACACCTTCCAGTTGCATTGATGAATCTGGTTTCCTGCAGTCTCCAGAAAACGTGGGCCAAGTAAATCCACCAACCCGAACCTTTGTTAAG GTTCACAAGTCAGGGTCCTTTGGTAGGTCACTGGATATCACCAAATTTAGTAGCTACCATGAGTTGCGCGGTGAGTTGGCTCAAATGTTTGGCCTTGAAGGCGAGTTGGAGGACCCCCTGAGATCAGGCTGGCAGCTTGTATTTGTAGACCGGGAGAATGATGTTCTTCTCCTCGGTGATGACCCCTGGCC GGAGTTTGTAAACAGTGTGTGGTGTATCAAAATACTTTCACCACAAGAAGTGCAGCAAATGGGCAAGCGAGGTCTAGAGCTTCTGAATTCTGTACCGATTCAGAGGCTGTCCAGTAACAGCTGTGACGACTACGCAGGCCGGCAGGACTCAAGAAATTTGAGCTCTGGAATAACGTCTGTGGGGTCTCTTGAGTACTAA